From a region of the uncultured Fibrobacter sp. genome:
- a CDS encoding acyl-CoA carboxylase subunit beta gives MWNEKYIAKLDNYLAQAQAAGGAARVDKQHQSGKCTARERMEMLFDEGTFVEVGALRKSSNRVLKESKVVLGDGVVTGYGKVNGRLVFASSQDFTVGGGSLGQCHAEKICRVMDMAVEAGAPFVAMNDSGGARIDEGVFSLAGYSAIMARNVWASGVIPQIAVIMGPCAGGACYSPALSDFIFMTQNTSQMFLTGPAVVKQVMGENITAAELGGAPVHMAKSGVAHFMYEDDKKCLEGVRKLLSYLPQSNRKESAECNCKIAEAAKNDEGFFKKLFSKSESNEVAASFDNSASIQDIVPDNYKQAYDVKSVIAAFADADSFFEVQSDWGKNVVIGFARLNGEAIGIVANQPKVLAGSLDVDGSDKAGRFVRFCDAFNIPLLALADVPGYMPGSKQEYSGIIRHGAKLLYAFAEATVPKVTLILRKAFGGAYIAMNSKDVGADYVFALPIAQVAVMGAEGAVEIINKKEIAAAPDPVAARAQCIAKYEEELMNPYVAASMGVVDEVIHPADVRKRLITAFDALKTKEQKRHWKKHANIPL, from the coding sequence ATGTGGAACGAAAAGTATATCGCCAAGCTGGATAACTACCTGGCCCAGGCCCAGGCAGCTGGTGGCGCTGCTCGTGTTGATAAGCAGCACCAGTCCGGAAAGTGCACTGCCCGCGAACGCATGGAAATGCTGTTCGACGAAGGTACGTTTGTTGAAGTCGGTGCACTCCGCAAGTCAAGCAACCGCGTGCTCAAGGAAAGCAAGGTCGTCTTGGGTGACGGCGTCGTGACCGGTTACGGCAAGGTGAATGGCCGTCTGGTGTTTGCCTCTTCTCAGGACTTTACAGTGGGTGGCGGCTCCTTGGGCCAATGCCACGCCGAAAAGATTTGCCGCGTGATGGACATGGCTGTGGAAGCCGGTGCTCCGTTTGTCGCCATGAACGATAGTGGTGGAGCCCGTATTGACGAAGGCGTGTTCTCGCTCGCTGGTTATAGCGCCATTATGGCCCGCAACGTTTGGGCTTCTGGCGTGATTCCGCAGATTGCCGTGATCATGGGCCCCTGCGCTGGTGGCGCCTGCTATTCTCCGGCTCTCAGCGACTTCATTTTCATGACTCAGAACACGAGCCAGATGTTCCTTACGGGTCCGGCTGTCGTCAAACAGGTGATGGGTGAAAACATCACCGCCGCTGAACTCGGTGGTGCTCCGGTGCACATGGCAAAGTCCGGTGTGGCACACTTCATGTACGAAGACGACAAGAAGTGCCTCGAAGGTGTTCGCAAGCTGCTCAGCTACTTGCCGCAGAGCAACCGCAAGGAATCTGCCGAATGCAACTGCAAGATTGCCGAAGCCGCCAAGAACGATGAAGGCTTCTTCAAGAAGCTGTTCTCCAAGTCCGAATCGAACGAAGTTGCCGCTTCCTTCGACAACAGCGCTTCTATCCAGGATATCGTTCCGGATAACTACAAGCAGGCTTACGATGTAAAGTCCGTGATTGCCGCCTTTGCCGATGCTGACAGCTTCTTTGAAGTGCAGAGCGACTGGGGCAAGAACGTGGTGATCGGTTTTGCTCGCCTGAACGGTGAAGCCATTGGTATCGTGGCTAACCAGCCCAAGGTGCTCGCCGGTTCCTTGGACGTGGACGGTTCCGACAAGGCTGGCCGCTTTGTCCGCTTCTGCGACGCGTTCAACATTCCGCTCTTGGCTCTCGCTGACGTTCCGGGTTACATGCCGGGTTCCAAGCAGGAATACTCGGGCATTATCCGCCATGGTGCAAAGCTTCTTTACGCCTTTGCCGAAGCTACCGTGCCGAAGGTGACGCTCATTCTGCGTAAGGCTTTCGGTGGTGCTTACATTGCCATGAACAGCAAGGACGTGGGTGCCGACTACGTGTTCGCCCTCCCGATTGCCCAGGTGGCTGTGATGGGTGCCGAAGGTGCAGTGGAAATCATCAACAAGAAGGAAATCGCAGCAGCTCCGGATCCGGTGGCAGCTCGCGCCCAGTGCATCGCCAAGTACGAAGAAGAACTGATGAACCCCTACGTTGCCGCCTCCATGGGCGTGGTCGACGAAGTGATTCACCCGGCCGATGTTCGCAAGCGCCTGATTACCGCTTTCGATGCCTTGAAGACCAAGGAACAGAAGCGTCATTGGAAGAAGCACGCGAACATCCCGCTGTAG
- a CDS encoding AIPR family protein — MELTKSQERRLAFVASLLSLNPNDPTDRIKALRHLNLDENGCFHGFQYSQGFMEFFIFLDEDTPLEKVVSHLNSDLKQLQIAVFRTSDPPNPFFMSLREEADPWAVNKISDDEEEEDSDSPASRPYMETLEITVLRTRATRDITDSELERTLKDMRRKLGIWKNEVKAKLEIIAEHDDLTRDFRSADDKLEIVMDSDPLHLTSDHGELFLGFCPIRTIFDYHVNLGKRLKTKHNMAIVSSNIRTYLGNLTHTNAALIDAFQTMERNDDQNVNVDDFPFLHNGMTLTGDDLRLKERDGKKVLYIERPKIINGAQSLFTYEQYAKKSKKPVNPQVLVKVVVPYPGADNFLNQVTMANNRQNPVFSYHLRAADDLQFFIWQRYQEEGFTYVYKDGVRLKARTRKLEVRMRPELAKTLFMMDGKLSECRSSDCIFDKETLYQRCFGAFVRVSPDKERDFVRKTIAFTKAWQLLSRLPIKIRRVTPGKGVSIEANDDNPLTRITWNGRLEDKFIFRSAVKDLVVALALKHWLIYGDPIQDFEWLVENELNFNDSILKYASKIYTEDLKGILISEFKDNPAYYDTITTIDKDSGESVERRLWKGFANTATYDKMMDLLCKKNRTWEKCRGGIEVFL, encoded by the coding sequence ATGGAACTAACCAAATCGCAGGAACGCCGTCTAGCATTTGTGGCTAGCCTCTTGAGTCTCAATCCGAACGATCCTACTGACAGAATTAAGGCACTCCGGCATCTAAACCTTGATGAAAACGGCTGCTTCCATGGTTTCCAATATTCCCAAGGCTTTATGGAATTCTTCATCTTCCTCGATGAAGACACTCCGCTCGAAAAGGTCGTTTCTCACCTGAATTCCGACCTCAAACAGCTCCAGATTGCCGTCTTCCGTACCAGCGACCCTCCTAATCCGTTCTTTATGTCGCTCCGCGAAGAAGCTGATCCTTGGGCTGTTAATAAGATTTCTGACGACGAAGAAGAGGAAGATTCCGATTCCCCGGCAAGTCGCCCCTACATGGAAACGCTCGAAATTACGGTGCTCCGTACTCGTGCGACCCGCGACATTACCGACTCCGAACTGGAACGTACCCTCAAGGACATGCGCCGCAAGCTCGGCATCTGGAAGAACGAAGTCAAGGCAAAGCTCGAAATTATTGCCGAACACGACGACTTGACCCGCGACTTCCGCAGCGCCGACGATAAGCTTGAAATCGTGATGGATTCCGATCCGCTCCACCTGACCTCCGATCACGGTGAATTGTTCCTCGGTTTCTGCCCGATTCGTACGATTTTTGACTACCACGTGAACTTGGGTAAGCGCCTCAAGACGAAGCACAATATGGCTATCGTCTCCAGTAACATCCGTACTTACCTCGGTAACCTCACTCACACGAATGCTGCTTTGATCGATGCCTTCCAGACCATGGAACGTAACGACGACCAGAACGTGAACGTGGATGACTTCCCGTTCCTGCACAACGGTATGACCCTTACCGGTGATGACCTGCGCCTCAAGGAACGCGATGGCAAGAAGGTGCTCTATATTGAACGCCCGAAGATTATTAACGGTGCCCAGTCTCTGTTCACCTACGAACAGTACGCCAAGAAGAGCAAGAAGCCGGTGAACCCGCAGGTGCTCGTGAAGGTGGTGGTGCCGTATCCTGGTGCTGACAACTTCCTGAACCAGGTGACCATGGCTAACAACCGTCAGAACCCGGTGTTCAGCTACCATCTGCGTGCTGCTGACGACCTGCAGTTCTTTATTTGGCAGCGTTACCAGGAAGAAGGCTTTACCTACGTTTATAAGGATGGCGTGCGCCTCAAGGCACGTACCCGTAAGCTCGAAGTGCGTATGCGCCCCGAACTTGCCAAGACCCTCTTCATGATGGATGGCAAGCTCAGCGAATGCCGCTCCAGCGACTGCATTTTCGATAAGGAAACCCTGTACCAGCGTTGCTTCGGCGCGTTCGTGCGTGTGTCTCCGGATAAGGAACGCGATTTCGTTCGCAAGACCATCGCCTTCACCAAGGCATGGCAGCTCCTTAGCCGCTTGCCGATCAAGATCCGTCGCGTGACCCCGGGTAAGGGCGTGTCTATCGAAGCTAACGACGATAACCCGCTGACCCGTATCACCTGGAACGGCCGTCTCGAAGACAAGTTTATCTTCCGTAGCGCCGTGAAGGACCTGGTAGTGGCCCTCGCCCTTAAGCATTGGCTCATTTACGGTGATCCGATTCAGGACTTCGAATGGCTGGTTGAAAACGAACTCAACTTCAACGATTCCATCCTCAAGTATGCTTCCAAGATTTACACTGAAGACTTGAAGGGAATCCTGATTTCTGAATTCAAGGATAATCCGGCTTACTACGATACCATCACCACGATCGACAAGGATTCCGGTGAATCCGTGGAACGTCGCCTGTGGAAGGGCTTTGCCAATACCGCAACTTACGACAAGATGATGGATCTTCTGTGCAAGAAGAACCGCACCTGGGAAAAGTGCCGCGGCGGTATCGAAGTATTCCTTTAA